TTTAGCCATTTCGTCAAAGCGGCTGATTTTCCGCTCATCATCTAGACTCCTATATTCAAGGTGGTGAAGACCGACTCTGTCAAGTGTCCTTTTCCTGAACTTCAACTTTTTTTTGGTGAATTGCGTGTCCAGCGTCGCTGTTGACACCGTTTAATGAGCGACCAGCTGGCCCCTGCATAAGCCTCAATTCACACTTCGTCATCTTTCGCAAGCCAAAGTTTCTGTCTGGAGCACTATTGAGAGACAATAATCCGCCATGCGATCTGGCCAATAAGTCGTTCCCACATTCACTCCTCTCTGAATAATAATCAATATTCCGCACTCTCTTTTCATCTGGGTCTCTTATAATTCTTTTCGTTCTGGTTTCTCATTCTATATCTTCGTTTCAGCATGGCGAGCCTCATGGTGAGCTCAAGTCGCTATGTGGCGGCCATTGTCGTCTTTctgctcatcttcaacatgtACCTTTTTCACCGAGTGATCCGTCTCAACACGAAAAATGAATCCCTTGAAATGTCACTACAAACCTCTCTACCTGCCGCGATCACCTCCAAAATAGATTCCGCTACTGTAACTGTCACTGCCACAGTGACGGCTACGAAAACCATCAACGCCGAGAAGACCGCAAACGCACCCGCACCCGCGAACGGACTCAAATCTCAACCCGACGAGGACACCACTACAGGCATCAAGGCCCTTCTCGCACACGAAGCTTCTCCTACATTCCCCGCGAAGATATGGCATAAATGCGGTCCGAAGGGTGTCAACGAGCATGCTCAGAAGTTGATGGACCTATGGCTCGAGAAGAACCCCCATTTCCGCCATGAGCTCCTCACCGACGAGAGCGCCGACCAATACGTCCGAGAGAACTATGCGGATTGGCCGGACGTGCTCGAAACATATATGGCCCTCCAAGTGCCCATTCTCAAAGCCGATTTTCTTCGCGTCCTCATTCTATACGCCGACGGCGGTATCTGGAGCGATCTCGATGTCCAAGACGAAGTTCCTGTGTCCGAGTGGATTCCTGAAAAGTATACCGAGGATACGGAACACCCCGTCAACGTGGTTGTCGGCATAGAGTTCGACGGATGGCAGTTCACCAGCTGGACCATTATGGCCAAGCCGCATCTCCTACACTTCAAGAATGTCATCGAGTATGTCGTGAAACAGCTCAAGACAACGGCAATTGAAAACCATGTCAGTCTGTCACAAGTCACGAAAGCCATGGTCGGGGAGGTAGTGGCTGTCACCGGCCCGCAGGCTATTACGATGGCGTTGCTTCAAAGCGTCTCTGAGGAGACCGGTCAGGATATCACGAAACAACACATCCGCCAGCTGAAAGAGCCGAAGCTCCTCGGTGATatcttggtcctaccacaagcCGCCTTTGCAGCGCTGCAAGGTGGCAATCCGACGGATCAGGGCCCATACCTAGTATCACATCAGTATGCCGGGTCGTGGAAGAACGACGTTGGTGGGGAAGAAGGCCAAAATCCGCCTGCGCCGAAGGAAACAGCAGCCTCTTCATAACGatttccatttttttttttccctccttcttcttcttctactatCGGTCCTTTAGCTTTTACTTATTTCATACTCGTCGGTCCGCGATTACGCGTTGAACATGAATGATTGGACGCATGTATTTACAGGTTGTACATAAGATAGCTATCTATATACCGGCATGAGAATATCTAATCTGTCTCAAACAAACAAGATAAGCTCATGAAGACGCAGCGCTGATCTAGACAACCATAAAGACGTCGTTACAGATCCGATATCCCAGGGATAATAAACAGAAATTGATATCAAATCGTCCCGCCTGCGCCGCAAACCAAGAAAATGCGCTCCTCTCCAAAGAGCCAGTCCCATAAGAGCAGCAAAGAGTGCCAAAAAAAACCCAATCAGCCAGCATCAACCACACCAACTCCAATAAATTACGATCATGAATTAGGGGGGTTCGGATCAACCCACTTAACCCCATGGCAAGGATTCTCCTCTCTCCATTGCCTTATCACATCAACGTTCCACCCCGAGAAAACCCGTTTCCCGTCCTTGGTCGGCCATCTCTTCCCGCCGATGCGGAACGCCTGCGTCGACACCTCGCATTTCCCCTCTGTATCATACCGCCATTGAAAGCACTGCTTTAAGCCCTTGCAGGCGTCACGGCAGGCTTCCAGGGAGGGGGAGAGCGCGCCAGCGAATTCAATCCCGATATTCGAGAGGTTGTCCCAGTCCTCTTCGAACTCAAGCATTGTGGCGTTGGGGAAAGAGAGGTGGGAGAGTTCGGCGAAGGTTAGTGGTTGCTGTGCGTAAAAACAATTGTTAGTTATGTATTGGTGATAGAAAGGCGGAATAAAGAGGGAAGGGGAGAAGTACAGTTAGGTCCGGCCGAGCCTGCTCGAAATCAAAGATCGCCGTTCGCTCCCGcgggtggaggtggtgcaTTGTCACGACGGGCTGGCACCAGTGCGTCGGGCCGAACGGGAGCGTAGACGGCTTCTCTCCGTTGATTTGAGGAAACATATTCTGGACTTGGATGTCCAGCTCCGCGCGGATGGTGTTCGCGAGCACAGAGTCTCCGCAGCAGTTTGACGTAAAAGCATCGTCGTACTTATTGGCGAGCCCGGGCTCCCCACCAATGAACTGCTCAAGGAGCTTACCGGAAATCATAATCCCGGAGCCACCGTGCGCAAAAGGATCATTCATAAAGTACGCAACAGAGCCCAGATATAGCGGCTCAGTAGGCGGCGAAATACGTTGCAGCCAAAGCACCAGATTAGTCCACACAATGTACGTATCCGTCTCAAAGAAAAAGTACCAATCGCGACCCGGGCGCTCCAGCCACGCCTTTTCCACCATATGCAGGAACTTGTATTTATCGAGCTTCCATGCATGCTCGCCCTTTAGGGGCGCCATATCCTGGTTTGTACGACGGAACTCATGCTGCAGACGGTATAGCTCGAAATCAGGGAGCGTGGCCTTGAGAGTCTCGTTGAAGTCGGCGAGAGTGTCGCGAAGACGGTAGGGACCAATTTGCTCATCAAGgtcggagaagaggaggaagtcTTGGACGCAGCCGAGTGTGGTAAGGAGCTGCGTGGGGAGTTTCTCGTAGACTTCAGTAGCGCCGGTTTTGATCACGAAGGCGACGTTGCCGGGGTCAGCAAAGGCTTGACAGCGGCGATCGCCTTGCACGGCATTGCTGGGGTTGTATTTGGTGGcactactgctgctgctgctgctgctgcttggagTGGTTGGCGTGTTTCTGAAATCACCACTAGTCTGAGTTTCCAGGACTTTGGTGGCTGGTAggtttgaggatgaggacagTGGGATGTCCTCATACTGATGAAAGAGCAGCAAGAGAGTGCAGGCCAGGCAAATGGCGGCCAGCGCCACCCACGCGGTCTTCCGGGGCTTAAGAGAAAGCCACGAGTCCGGTGATCGCATGGGGAAGAATTGAAATGAAAAGAAGTTGGGGATGGAGATTAGAAGAGGATGGCCGTCGACATGAGGTCGAATTGTGAGGTTCAAAGGCTGACGAGGCCGGCGCCAGGGATGGAACAACACtactccagctctttcagaCTTCAGGCTCCGCTCCACACTTAGCCATGCATCGGCATCATGACGGTCTCCATCTGATTGCGACGATACACAGTCATCGTTCGTCGAGTTTCAGGCAACCCGTTTGATCGTTAGCTTACCTGCCAATCAAAGCGCTAACTGACACTAGGCGAGACCAACTGCAGCCCGCGCTTTACTGCCGCCTCCACACAACCTCGACTGGCCGGCCAGCGATTATTTCCATTGCTTGATTGGCACAAGTGCAGCGGTATAAATCCTGCTATAATTGGAATTCCGCGAGCCGAGTGGTCGCGCGAAAATCAGATTCGTCCTTATTATCGTTGGGTTCTTGTCTGACGCGGAGTTCTGCAAAAATAATATGTGCGCCTACTAAGACAATCAATCCCAGGCGCCGTTGGGATTTAGATCATCCCATCAGCGCAGCTAAATGCCGGAATCTCCAAATTGGTCGGGTCAAGTCGGTGACCTATCAATTCCTATCAATTCATCCTGCACTGTCTCGTTTCAGGCTTATTCCTGCAAAGCGAAATATAACTTCGGGGGCCAAATGACGACAGAGGCTTTCGCGTCACCTTGCGAGCCGTTTAGGGCCCTGAAATAAGGCTCAGCTGAGGGCTGAGCAGGTGCCAGACTCCGGATGCCAGGCACTATGTAAATACAGCGAACCCACTCATCACGGCCCCCGATCTGCATTTGCATGGCAGGTCTGTGGAGAGACCTGCGCTGAGGCTGACTCAAGCCAATAAACTTAATAAAAACGGCAAGCCCAGGCCTCGGGTTCATTTTCGAAGTTCCTGGATTCTCCTCCTGAAGGAGGTTTACGCTGTGCCATCTCAGGGTCGCCTTTCATAACCGCGTCCACGGCCCGATTCCTAACAGCCCTTCCTAACATCCCTCCAACCTCCTGAGCCACATACTTCGTACTCCTACGTACTAGACAGACAAGCGTAAAGGGGATGAAGTCCTCCGTCCCTTTTCTCGTCGTCTACGGCGCTAGCCTATGCTACGCCCAAGCGACAAATTTCTTCCTGAGCCCCGGTTCGCAGCAAGAACAACTTGACAGCGGAAACAACACAGATCAATATCCTGTCTATACACGAAGTGACAACTTCACCTTTACTTGGATAACGAATTGGACAAGAGTCAGTCTCATCTTATACCAAAATGAGAATGCCTCTGCCATTCCCCTTTTCGGTAGGTTTGCTCAACTAACCCTAGTCCGGACCCCAGAAATGAGGATAGGGTTCTGTAAGCGATATTTACGCAATACTAATCAAGAACGCAGAAAATGAAAACAATCCGCCCAGCAAGTACACCTACGACATGAACCCAGACGTCGACCTAAGCTGGAACgacgtcttcttcgccacCCTCTGGAACGAGAACCGCGCTTCACAGGGCGGAAATCCCTACTTCTCCTCATCCTACTTTCGCATCAAcgcctcatcctcgacaaCCACAACTTCAACACAAGCCCCATCCTCAACCCCAGTCGCCAACAACACCGACACCACCGCCGATTCCCAATCAACCATCCCCTCCTTATCTGGTAATGATGGCGAGAGCGGCCTCGACGCTGGCGCCAAAGTCGgcatcggcgtcggcgtAGGCCTGGGCGTGCccgccctcgccctcgccggTCTCGCAGCCTTCTACTTCCGCCGTCGCGCTAAGATCCAGGCGCAGCAGTTACAGATGCAGCAGGCGCAACAGTATCCACCGGGGGTTGGAGCGGCGGGACAGTATGGCGGGCAACCCAGTCAGCCAGTCTCCGAACTGAGTGGTCCTGCACCGTATAAACCGCCTACTAATGCTCAGTATAGAGCACCGAGTGAGATTGAGGCGTCGAATGTGGGTGCTGGTGTGCAGTCGAGGTTTCAGGAGTTATCTGGGAACTGATGAACAATCTCTGTTGATGATGGGTATACCCTCGGAAAAGATTAGCAAGATTGACGGCTCACAACAGTCTCAAGCCTCCCCACGCAACAATCGAGATTGCATATTTCCGTCAATACGGGTCTCTGTCGATGATGTATAGAGCCACGTTTTGTTTCCAATTTCTCGGCTTACATTTCTTTCCATTTATCGTCGCGCTAGTCCGGCGTTTCCCGAGTGCCTTGACAAGTAGAATACCCTGTCGGGGCGCTAGTAGATAGAAAATCATTTAAAAACAGCGTGCACGCTATATCCATTCCAAATCTCTATGGCATTCCCAGGAGGTAGTATATGTAAAGAAAATCGACCATCATTAATTACAAAGAAGTCCGCCTGCATATGCATATTGCATGCGTCTGCGATGTCAAGAACATGCATGAATGTGAGAGGGGTAAGTGGGTATTGGTCTCAGCGTCCAAGATTTCGAGTACAAATCAGAGACAGAAGCCACTCGATACGGATCAATCTtaaaaggagaaaaaaaaaaaccagaAGCAGAAACCGGAACCGGAACGGATATGGGAACGTGAGGGAATACATCCGAATAGTTGAAAGAAAATGGTATGCATAGATGAGATTATATGTATGTCCGGTCATCATATGTCAGTCAGTTAAGTCAGTTAGCCACCCCGTTCTGTTAACTCCGGAGCCAACCCAGGTAAGGAGATAAGAGATGAAATGGAAATACAGGCAAATGGAGGCATATGAGCGCTGAAGCCAGGGGAATCGAATCAGGTATcgaaaatggaaaagaatCTGATTATGGTATTGAATCTCGGAGTCGACATTAGTTCAACTCTCGGGTTCGATATACCACTGCTGCCTGGCCATGAATTGGTTTAGGACGCCAGAGTTATCATAGTCGTCAGCGCCATATTGCTGCATGTAGTCGAGAAGGATTGTCGAAGAGTATTGCTGGTCACCAGTGGTCTTGACCGAGATATTCGCCAACTAGCCCGTGCACGCCTTGGTCCGTTCTCAGCGGACTCTATTGGTGACTTCGAAATGCACAAGTAATCACCAATACGAATGTGATGATTAAGGAAGAATGCATCCCGCGTATAAATCAGCTGATGATTTGTCGTGCACCTTCCTTGCCCAGAACACCAGGTTCCTGCGGCTTCGGACTCCTGTCACGTCCCTTCTTGCGGCTCAGGAAGGAAAGCATACCACTATTAGTAGACTTTCCTTTGCCGCTAGCATCGAACCCTTCGGCGGGAAGGGTGGCACTCTGATCGGCAAGCTCACTCCAGCTGCCCGCTTCCTCGAGAACCATTTGCACACCACCCCCCTTGCTGGTCTTGCGAGCCGTTGGTCGAGCCCGTGCTGCTGCCGGTGGGACGAAAGGGCGAGCGAAGTTGGGAGCTGTAGCGGGAGGAGGTGTCTGTGACGCAGGACTCAGAGGCTGGCTAGTTGTGCCCTCTAGAGCCACACCAATTGAAGACTGATTGTCTGGTAGCGTCAAGCGAGACGGCGATCCTTCCGCGCGTGCAGGTGAGCCTCGCGTAGAATCAGGTTGAGAGTAGTGTCGTGAATGCGTTGATGAAGCTGCAGTTTGGATACAATCTTCAGGATTCGCAACAGACGCAATtgcttcagcagcatttcCGCGGTAGGTTACGGCTGTGTAATCAAAGGGCTCAAACATTGTTTCAATCAGTCGGTGAAGTTCATCTTCGCGAATCTCCTTCGCAGTCGCATCCTCCCTCAGCTCAGCTCTTGGTTTCTGCCTTCGCGCTCTAGCTTCGAGCGGAGCTTCCTCCAAGAGTAGCTCCTCCAGGTCATACGTAGCATCGAAGTTCGTCTTGTCGCTGGATGGCCGGAATACCGGGGGCACTTCTTTTCGTTCTAGTGCCTCAAAGTCGATGTCTGCGAAAAACTGATGTGAGGTAAAGCTCTCAAAACTAACCGCGCCAATCCGTTTGCTTCGGTCCTTCTCCATCAAGGCCGACATGGCGCGCAAGCAGGGAATGGATACGGCGGGGTTGGTAACGTAGTATTTCGGTTGGGCCTTTTTGATGTTCTCGCTGAGGGTGTCTTGAGACCGGCCTTCAAAGGGTCTCTTGTTGTAGATGCATTCGTAAAATGTAACCCCCAATGACCACCAATCGACTTCAAAAAAATATCCTCCTCCCTCGTACACTTCCGGAGCGAGATATGCGAGTGTACCTGACTTACTCGTGAGAGGCTTTCCAGGTCTAAAGTCGGACGCCACGTTCTGCCGCGAGTCAGAGCCAGTCCATATCTAGACATCATGTGGAGAACTTACAAAGTCTGCAAGGTGAACGTGTCCTTCCGAGTCTAGTAGCACATTGTCCGGCTTGACATCTCGATGAATGATGCCCTGCGAGTGAATGTATCTCAGAGCGCAACCAAGCTCAGCGAGCCAAAACCTCACTGCTTCTTCTGTAAAGCATTTTCGCGAGATATGGAATCGCAGATCACCACCATTCATTAAATCGACCACAATGTAGCTTGTAAAGTCAGCAACGGTTCGAATATCACCGGAGGTAAAAACACACATGTACTCTATATCCTGGAAGCTGTATCGCAAATTACAAAGAAAGGGATGGTTGAGATGTTCCAGCATTCGCCGTTCTCGAATAATATTCCGTACACTTTCCGAGCGGACAACTGCAGCGAGAATAACCGGTCAGCGATGataaaaagaataaaaaaaattcgTCTAGAGAAGTACGCACCTTCCTCTTTCCGAATATACTTCAAAGCAAAAGTTAAGCCCGTATCCTTTTTCTCCACTATACGGACTTTGCCGAAAGCACCTTTCCCGACAACTCGAAGTAGCCGAAACTGATTCAAGTTCACTGCCCCAGTGTCAGCCAAACCTCGCCATCCCTCTCATGCGAGATGTGCAGGCCAATGCCTATTGCATAGCTTCGGTCTGCCGGGGTATACACCTACCCTCATTGTCGGAGGCGACCTGTCTCCCCTGGGAGTTTCCCATCTAGAAAGCGGTATACAACAGAGCTAGATTCGTCGTTTCGCGTTACCTGCGACAGCCTTCCATCCGAATTGTGGTACGAATTGCTGAAGCGGACGGGTTGCGGTCGGGGTTGCTCGTGATTGACGGACGGAGACCGGGGGAAAAGAACGGAGATGCGGAAGGAGCAGCGGACGGCGGGGTTTAACTGAAGATTCACCGCATCCAGGCCTAGACATAACAAGTTAGAGGCTAATATTGGAGGTCTCTCATCTGAACAAAGAACCGTTTGAGTTCACAGACGGGCGTGTGCAGGAGACCCCGACGGAGCGGGCAGGGGAAAAACGGCGCCGGCGAAGGTATGGCTGGAGAGCGAGGGTGACGTACGTACCGGAATGGAGAAACGGCGGAGccaagagagaaagagaactAGTAGAGGGATTGTCGGGAGGACGGGGTTTGGGAAGGGGCAGAAAACTGAAGTGAGGGCGAAACGAGATGTGGTTGAAAAGGAGAGTTCGTCGACTGGCGACGGGGAAGTTGATGGAGGCGGGCCGCTACTAGTCTAGCAGTCTGTGATGTGGATAGAGATAGACACTCCCAGCCAAGCACCCGAAAAAGTCAAGATTTTGGGGCAAACAAGGCCAAGTCAGCGAATGGATCAGTTATGAGACTCTTGCTCACTTTGCATCCAGTGTTACTGGATTGACTATTGATTTTCCCTGCAAAAGGTGACTGTGACCTTTGcagggcttccatggccgaCCACAGCTCGTGGCCGCCACGTTTTTCATTCATTTCGTTCGCAGGCTGAGAGCTGCAGATCGCGTTTCATCTCCTCGCAACCTTCTGACCAGTCGACTGTCGCGCCTTCATCAATCATTCGATCCTCCTTCACATGAGACATGTCTAAAAACACCGCCTGAGTCGAGCCTTCTGCTGTAACTTGTGGCGGcatgctttctttttccctttcctcccAGTGTTCGATCTTACGTGTCGCTCGCCTTCTTTGAGACTTCTAGAAGCCTTTTCAAATCCCCAATTCGCTTTCAGGGGCTAAAGCTTCATATCCATCGCCTTGGGGAGTCCTACCGTTATCTCCACTACTAGCTGACAGGCCATCCATCCACGCTCAGACTCCGCTGTCACTGTCAGCCTCTGCCTATCAGTCCATCAAGGAATGACTGTGCTCAGAATATGACATGTATCTAAATTTGACCAAATATGTCACCTTTGCTACGGAGTAGGTAAATGCAGCCGATAATAGTAAGAAATATACAGTGCCAAACTCCAGTCCAGAGAAAAACGGCAGTCCCGAAACCTAATATGCAGAAACTCTCCCAATGCATCCCTTCCCATCCAACATTCACGCCGTTCTATTTCCATTCATCGTTACACTAACCCAAACTCCCCGTTCCAGTAGCCAGTCTACCACCGTCTTGCATAAACAGAGTTTTCAGTCGAAGGCACTCGTCTTTCTTGTTTGCCTTTGCGATCACGAGAGCCTTCAGGAGCGCCATTTGACCGGTTCTGAGTAGAGGATTCGTAATCGGACCTCAGCAGATTTCCCTTCTGCGGCGAGAATTCCAAACTGCTCTGGCCGCCTGTGTATCGCGAC
This sequence is a window from Aspergillus nidulans FGSC A4 chromosome IV. Protein-coding genes within it:
- a CDS encoding glycosyltransferase family 32 protein (transcript_id=CADANIAT00000640), with the protein product MASLMVSSSRYVAAIVVFLLIFNMYLFHRVIRLNTKNESLEMSLQTSLPAAITSKIDSATVTVTATVTATKTINAEKTANAPAPANGLKSQPDEDTTTGIKALLAHEASPTFPAKIWHKCGPKGVNEHAQKLMDLWLEKNPHFRHELLTDESADQYVRENYADWPDVLETYMALQVPILKADFLRVLILYADGGIWSDLDVQDEVPVSEWIPEKYTEDTEHPVNVVVGIEFDGWQFTSWTIMAKPHLLHFKNVIEYVVKQLKTTAIENHVSLSQVTKAMVGEVVAVTGPQAITMALLQSVSEETGQDITKQHIRQLKEPKLLGDILVLPQAAFAALQGGNPTDQGPYLVSHQYAGSWKNDVGGEEGQNPPAPKETAASS
- a CDS encoding uncharacterized protein (transcript_id=CADANIAT00000642), whose product is MRMPLPFPFSNAENENNPPSKYTYDMNPDVDLSWNDVFFATLWNENRASQGGNPYFSSSYFRINASSSTTTTSTQAPSSTPVANNTDTTADSQSTIPSLSGNDGESGLDAGAKVGIGVGVGLGVPALALAGLAAFYFRRRAKIQAQQLQMQQAQQYPPGVGAAGQYGGQPSQPVSELSGPAPYKPPTNAQYRAPSEIEASNVGAGVQSRFQELSGN
- a CDS encoding uncharacterized protein (transcript_id=CADANIAT00000641) → MRSPDSWLSLKPRKTAWVALAAICLACTLLLLFHQYEDIPLSSSSNLPATKVLETQTSGDFRNTPTTPSSSSSSSSSATKYNPSNAVQGDRRCQAFADPGNVAFVIKTGATEVYEKLPTQLLTTLGCVQDFLLFSDLDEQIGPYRLRDTLADFNETLKATLPDFELYRLQHEFRRTNQDMAPLKGEHAWKLDKYKFLHMVEKAWLERPGRDWYFFFETDTYIVWTNLVLWLQRISPPTEPLYLGSVAYFMNDPFAHGGSGIMISGKLLEQFIGGEPGLANKYDDAFTSNCCGDSVLANTIRAELDIQVQNMFPQINGEKPSTLPFGPTHWCQPVVTMHHLHPRERTAIFDFEQARPDLTQPLTFAELSHLSFPNATMLEFEEDWDNLSNIGIEFAGALSPSLEACRDACKGLKQCFQWRYDTEGKCEVSTQAFRIGGKRWPTKDGKRVFSGWNVDVIRQWREENPCHGVKWVDPNPPNS
- a CDS encoding protein ppk33 (transcript_id=CADANIAT00000643), which translates into the protein MNEKRGGHELWSAMEALQRSQSPFAGKINSQSSNTGCKRPASINFPVASRRTLLFNHISFRPHFSFLPLPKPRPPDNPSTSSLSLLAPPFLHSGLDAVNLQLNPAVRCSFRISVLFPRSPSVNHEQPRPQPVRFSNSYHNSDGRLSQMGNSQGRQVASDNEVNLNQFRLLRVVGKGAFGKVRIVEKKDTGLTFALKYIRKEEEYMCVFTSGDIRTVADFTSYIVVDLMNGGDLRFHISRKCFTEEAVRFWLAELGCALRYIHSQGIIHRDVKPDNVLLDSEGHVHLADFNVASDFRPGKPLTSRSQDTLSENIKKAQPKYYVTNPAVSIPCLRAMSALMEKDRSKRIGAVSFESFTSHQFFADIDFEALERKEVPPVFRPSSDKTNFDATYDLEELLLEEAPLEARARRQKPRAELREDATAKEIREDELHRLIETMFEPFDYTAVTYRGNAAEAIASVANPEDCIQTAASSTHSRHYSQPDSTRGSPARAEGSPSRLTLPDNQSSIGVALEGTTSQPLSPASQTPPPATAPNFARPFVPPAAARARPTARKTSKGGGVQMVLEEAGSWSELADQSATLPAEGFDASGKGKSTNSGMLSFLSRKKGRDRSPKPQEPGVLGKEGARQIIS